Genomic window (Fibrobacter sp. UWH6):
TTATTCAGAAGTTTTGGAAAACGCCCGCAAGAACATTGGCCCCAATTGCCAGGTTTGCCCTGTCTGCAACGGTTTGGCCTGCAAGAACACTATGCCGGGCCCTGGCTCCAAGGCTCCGGGAAACGGTGCTAACGATAACTATAATGCTTGGAAAAAGATCAAGCTGAATGTGGACACTTTCGTGCCCAATACACCTATCGATACCAGCACCAATTTGCTGGGATTGAAGTTGAGTTTCCCTTTGATTACGGCTCCTATCGGGTCTATTGCCATGCAGTTTAACCCCACCGACGACGTGGCGGATTTCAACGAAAAGTGCATGGCCGCCTGCGAGACTCGTGGAATTTTCCATGCCTACGGCAATGGCCGCGACCAGCGTATTTGGGACCGTGCCATTGAATCGGGCAAGGCTCATGGGAACAATGGAATTCCTGTTTTCAATCCGGGAACCAACGAAGGTATCATGGGTTTGATGGACCTGTATAAGGATTGCTTACCGCAGGCCATGTGTGTGGTGGTGGATAGCGCAGGCCTTCCGCACTTAAAGACTTTTAACGGCAAGGGTGGCGGAACCAAGACTATCGAAGATCTGCAGGAATTGAAGGCTTATGCCAAGGTTCCCTTTATTGTCAAGGGCATCATGAGCGCACGTACCGCCCTGAAGGCCATGGAAGCCGGTGCCGATGCCATCATCGTTTCTAATCATGGTGGTCGTGTTCTGTCGGATACGCCCGCTACCGCCGAGGTTCTTCCGGAAATCGTCGCCGCTGTTAAGGGTGCCAACGCGGCAAGTCGCGCAGCGGGTGCAACTTCCGGCGCAACTCACCAGACCAAAATCCTCGTGGATGGCGGAATCCGCTCTGGCCTGGACGTTTTTAAAGCTCTCGCTATGGGCGCAGACGCCTGCCTCATTTGCCGCCCAGTGCTGATTTCTTACTACGGCGGCGGTCAGGAAGGCATTGAATGCTACCTGGATAAAATCAAGGCTGAACTTGAGGACACC
Coding sequences:
- a CDS encoding alpha-hydroxy-acid oxidizing protein, with translation MNYSEVLENARKNIGPNCQVCPVCNGLACKNTMPGPGSKAPGNGANDNYNAWKKIKLNVDTFVPNTPIDTSTNLLGLKLSFPLITAPIGSIAMQFNPTDDVADFNEKCMAACETRGIFHAYGNGRDQRIWDRAIESGKAHGNNGIPVFNPGTNEGIMGLMDLYKDCLPQAMCVVVDSAGLPHLKTFNGKGGGTKTIEDLQELKAYAKVPFIVKGIMSARTALKAMEAGADAIIVSNHGGRVLSDTPATAEVLPEIVAAVKGANAASRAAGATSGATHQTKILVDGGIRSGLDVFKALAMGADACLICRPVLISYYGGGQEGIECYLDKIKAELEDTMYMCGARKIADIDRTMIRMG